One Edaphobacter flagellatus genomic region harbors:
- a CDS encoding beta-N-acetylhexosaminidase, translated as MNRALVLTATLLMSSVSFAQPFTNTLMPQPSHLTAGAGAFPWTTSVTVGVTHFSDQRLNDAVEHLLEQLERKTGVPRQRSIMTSSASSLVIDVDGAGETVQSIDEDESYTLSVSASGVKVHAATVVGAMRGMTTLLQLVQVSGNGFVVPAVEVQDSPRFRWRGLMIDAGRHFEPVDVIKRNLDAMADVKLNVFHWHLTEDQGFRIESKLYPKLTGSGSDGLYYTQDDAREIVAYARARGIRVVPEFDMPGHTRSWLVGYPELSSDPGPYTLRREFGVEAVAMDPTKESTYQFIDAFLGEMATIFPDPYLHLGGDETPGTQWKNNARVVEFMKAHHFKNTEELQTYFSQRVLEIAKKHGKHMVGWDEILNPALPTDAIIHSWRGAKSLSDAVQRGNQGILSKGYYLDHIDSAEDYYLVDPLPAGNTLTPEQSKLILGGEACMWGEHVNELSIDSRIWPRTAAVAERLWSPANVRDVDDMYRRLAVESLRIEAVAGTTHLSHEGAALRELAGTEDIAALRTFASAIQPVPFGERYHQQHTSALTPMNNLVDAVRPDPALRHQVNVLVRELLKSPKTNAEARTQLSHIFATWAAAVPTVEAQMNNAPLLATARPRAQQLAALARTGQQALDYLTGSKKAPAGWKQSKLAEIEEAKKPQSIVRFTFLDPLRDLVNAVQ; from the coding sequence CCTTACGGCAGGCGCGGGCGCATTTCCGTGGACCACCTCGGTCACGGTAGGCGTGACCCACTTCAGCGACCAGCGATTGAACGATGCGGTGGAGCACCTGCTGGAGCAGCTGGAGCGCAAGACCGGCGTGCCTCGTCAGCGCAGCATCATGACCAGCAGCGCCTCCAGCCTGGTGATCGACGTCGATGGGGCGGGCGAAACTGTTCAATCCATCGATGAGGACGAATCGTACACGCTGAGCGTCTCTGCCTCGGGCGTGAAGGTGCATGCCGCAACGGTAGTGGGCGCGATGCGCGGCATGACGACACTGCTGCAGCTGGTTCAGGTGAGCGGCAACGGCTTCGTCGTTCCTGCGGTTGAGGTTCAGGACTCGCCCCGCTTTCGCTGGCGCGGCCTGATGATCGATGCAGGCCGCCACTTCGAGCCGGTCGACGTCATCAAGCGCAACCTCGATGCCATGGCCGACGTGAAGCTCAACGTCTTCCACTGGCACCTGACGGAGGATCAGGGCTTCCGCATCGAGAGCAAGCTGTATCCGAAGCTGACCGGTTCGGGCTCCGACGGGCTCTATTACACGCAGGACGACGCCCGCGAGATTGTCGCTTACGCACGAGCACGCGGCATCCGCGTGGTGCCTGAGTTCGATATGCCTGGCCACACGCGCAGCTGGCTGGTCGGCTACCCGGAGCTTTCGAGCGATCCGGGGCCGTATACGCTGCGTCGCGAGTTCGGCGTCGAAGCTGTTGCGATGGATCCGACCAAAGAGAGCACCTACCAGTTCATCGATGCCTTCCTCGGCGAGATGGCGACCATTTTCCCCGATCCCTACCTGCACCTGGGTGGCGATGAGACTCCAGGGACGCAGTGGAAGAACAATGCGCGCGTTGTGGAGTTCATGAAGGCACACCACTTCAAGAACACCGAGGAGCTGCAAACGTATTTCTCGCAGCGTGTGCTGGAGATTGCCAAAAAGCATGGCAAGCACATGGTGGGCTGGGATGAGATTCTGAACCCGGCGCTGCCGACCGACGCCATCATTCATTCGTGGCGCGGTGCGAAGTCGCTGTCGGACGCCGTGCAACGCGGCAATCAGGGCATCCTCTCCAAGGGTTACTACCTCGATCACATCGACTCTGCGGAGGACTACTACCTCGTCGATCCTCTTCCCGCAGGGAACACGCTCACGCCGGAGCAGAGCAAACTCATACTCGGCGGCGAGGCCTGCATGTGGGGCGAGCATGTGAACGAGCTCTCGATCGACTCGCGCATCTGGCCGCGCACCGCAGCGGTTGCCGAGCGCCTGTGGTCACCCGCGAATGTGCGCGACGTAGACGACATGTATCGCCGGCTCGCGGTCGAATCGCTGCGCATCGAAGCTGTTGCCGGAACAACGCATCTGTCGCACGAAGGTGCAGCGCTGCGCGAGCTTGCAGGCACAGAAGACATCGCGGCGCTGCGCACCTTCGCATCGGCGATACAGCCAGTGCCCTTTGGCGAGCGCTACCATCAGCAGCACACCTCGGCGCTGACACCGATGAACAACCTTGTCGACGCCGTGCGTCCTGATCCAGCTTTGCGCCATCAGGTGAATGTGCTGGTGCGCGAGCTGCTGAAATCGCCGAAGACGAACGCGGAGGCACGCACGCAGCTCAGCCATATCTTTGCTACGTGGGCAGCCGCTGTTCCCACGGTTGAGGCACAGATGAACAACGCTCCTCTGCTGGCCACGGCACGGCCTCGCGCCCAGCAGCTGGCAGCGCTGGCACGCACCGGTCAGCAGGCGTTGGATTATCTCACTGGCAGCAAGAAGGCTCCGGCAGGATGGAAGCAGTCGAAGCTGGCAGAGATTGAGGAAGCGAAAAAGCCGCAGTCGATCGTCCGCTTCACCTTCCTCGATCCACTCCGCGATCTGGTGAATGCTGTGCAGTAG
- a CDS encoding alpha/beta fold hydrolase, producing MPYLTVGRDAGDIQIYFEDHGTGKPVILIHGFPLSGRSWEKQIAALLDAGLRVITYDRRGFGQSSQTSMGYNYDVFTEDLCKLTKHLNLKRFSLVGFSMGGGEVARFMGRFGTTNVEKAVFISATPPFLLKSPENPGGVEDSVRATLEAAAKKDRLTFLTSFLENFYNADTLLGSRLTEEDLRYSWNIGAMASPVGTVSCVKTWWTDFRPDVARIDVPTLIIHGDADRTLPIDGTARPLQRAIRGSRLAVIEGAPHGLLTTHADKVNPLLVDFLK from the coding sequence ATGCCCTACCTTACCGTTGGACGGGATGCAGGTGATATACAGATTTACTTCGAAGACCATGGCACAGGAAAGCCGGTCATTCTGATCCATGGTTTTCCCCTGAGCGGACGCTCGTGGGAGAAGCAGATTGCCGCGCTGCTCGATGCCGGCCTTCGTGTCATCACCTATGATCGACGCGGTTTCGGGCAGTCGTCGCAGACCTCGATGGGATACAACTACGATGTCTTTACCGAGGACCTCTGCAAGCTGACGAAGCACCTCAACCTGAAGCGATTCTCCCTCGTCGGTTTTTCGATGGGTGGCGGCGAAGTAGCGCGCTTCATGGGCAGATTCGGCACAACCAATGTTGAGAAGGCCGTCTTCATCTCGGCAACGCCACCCTTTCTGTTGAAGTCGCCGGAGAATCCTGGAGGCGTCGAGGACAGCGTGCGCGCAACGCTGGAAGCGGCTGCGAAGAAGGACCGGCTGACCTTCCTCACATCGTTTCTCGAAAATTTTTACAACGCGGATACGCTTCTGGGATCGCGGCTGACCGAGGAGGACCTGCGCTATAGCTGGAACATCGGCGCGATGGCCTCGCCCGTCGGTACGGTGAGCTGCGTGAAGACATGGTGGACGGACTTCCGTCCCGATGTGGCCAGGATCGATGTGCCAACCCTGATCATCCATGGCGATGCAGATCGCACGTTGCCCATAGATGGCACGGCACGCCCACTGCAGCGGGCGATTCGCGGCAGCAGACTCGCCGTTATCGAAGGCGCACCACACGGTCTGCTGACGACGCATGCCGACAAGGTGAATCCACTGCTGGTTGATTTTCTGAAGTAG
- a CDS encoding nuclear transport factor 2 family protein — MAQQAPGRIGPPFTRESAIKKVRMAEDGWNTRDPQRVSLAYTVDSRWRNRSEFVNGRDEIVAFLTRKWSRELDYRLIKELWAFDGARIAVRFAYECHDANGQWWRSYGNENWEFDENGLMLRRHASINDLAIKEEERLYHWPLGRRPDDHPGLSDLGL; from the coding sequence ATGGCGCAGCAAGCCCCCGGTCGTATTGGTCCGCCTTTTACGCGCGAGAGCGCGATCAAAAAAGTTCGCATGGCAGAGGATGGATGGAATACGCGCGATCCTCAGCGTGTCTCGCTGGCTTACACGGTCGATAGCCGATGGCGCAACCGGTCGGAGTTTGTGAACGGGCGCGACGAGATTGTGGCGTTCCTTACGCGCAAATGGTCGCGCGAGTTGGACTACCGCCTGATCAAGGAGCTATGGGCCTTCGACGGTGCGAGAATCGCCGTCCGCTTCGCCTATGAGTGCCACGATGCCAACGGCCAGTGGTGGCGGAGCTATGGCAACGAAAACTGGGAGTTCGACGAGAATGGCCTGATGCTGCGGCGGCACGCGAGCATCAACGACCTGGCCATCAAAGAGGAGGAGCGCCTGTATCACTGGCCCCTGGGCCGCAGGCCCGACGATCACCCCGGTTTAAGCGATCTGGGACTGTAA
- a CDS encoding SGNH/GDSL hydrolase family protein, with amino-acid sequence MRTVWLAVMACGSMTLAAQTPAPAAPAATTAAAPDVQKQIDTMQKKLADWAQLDRYRAANAALPAPAAGEKRVVFYGDSITDAWAQHADEFFPGKGYIGRGISGQTTPQMLVRFEQDVVHLKPAVVVILAGTNDIAGNTGPSTPEMIEDNFASMVAVAKVNHIKMVIASILPADHYRWRPEVQPAEKIRAMNARLKALCEREGLVYLDYYAAMANANGGLDPELAADGVHPTAKGYAMMSPLAEKAIAQALAK; translated from the coding sequence ATGCGAACGGTTTGGTTGGCAGTGATGGCGTGTGGGAGCATGACGTTAGCGGCGCAGACTCCGGCTCCGGCAGCACCCGCTGCCACAACGGCTGCTGCGCCTGATGTGCAGAAACAGATCGACACGATGCAGAAGAAGCTGGCCGACTGGGCGCAACTCGATCGCTACCGCGCTGCCAATGCTGCGCTGCCTGCGCCTGCTGCGGGAGAGAAGCGCGTCGTCTTCTATGGCGACTCGATTACCGATGCATGGGCGCAGCATGCGGACGAGTTCTTTCCCGGCAAAGGCTACATCGGCCGCGGCATCAGCGGACAGACAACGCCGCAGATGCTGGTACGGTTCGAGCAGGATGTCGTGCATCTGAAGCCTGCCGTGGTGGTGATTCTCGCCGGCACAAACGATATTGCGGGCAACACCGGCCCGTCGACGCCGGAGATGATCGAGGACAACTTCGCATCGATGGTGGCGGTTGCGAAGGTGAACCATATCAAGATGGTGATTGCATCGATTCTTCCGGCGGACCATTATCGCTGGCGCCCCGAGGTGCAGCCGGCGGAGAAGATTCGCGCGATGAATGCCAGGCTGAAGGCGCTATGCGAGCGCGAGGGGCTGGTGTATCTCGACTACTACGCAGCGATGGCGAATGCGAATGGTGGACTTGACCCGGAGCTTGCAGCCGATGGCGTCCATCCGACCGCGAAGGGATACGCGATGATGTCACCGCTTGCGGAAAAGGCCATCGCACAGGCATTGGCGAAGTAA
- a CDS encoding sugar phosphate isomerase/epimerase family protein, with protein sequence MQPGISTHVFLSQRLHPGLLDALRSSGARTIELFAARHHFDYTDRAQLREIATWFRDTGTGATLHQPIFTREQSENWSRHVPATLSLIAPEKSYRIDAMDEVKRALETAEMIPVSAITLHLGLKDDAWDTRAIENSMTAIEHLKAFAHPLGVKVLLENLQNDVTTPEHLLEILNVGHFDNVGVTLDVGHAYLSDTGIDQAFELLKPRIGELHLHDNHGMRDEHLWPGSGEMDWAHLAKLTATLPAEIPGILEIAHELNETAENVTAKAIAAFDQQARTTDGLLQSNPS encoded by the coding sequence ATGCAGCCCGGAATCTCCACTCACGTCTTCCTGTCGCAACGACTTCATCCGGGCCTGCTCGACGCGCTTCGAAGCTCAGGCGCTCGCACGATCGAGCTCTTCGCCGCACGCCACCACTTCGACTACACCGACCGCGCGCAACTGCGTGAGATCGCCACATGGTTCCGAGATACCGGCACGGGCGCTACGCTGCATCAACCCATCTTCACGCGCGAGCAGTCGGAGAACTGGTCACGGCACGTGCCGGCGACGCTCTCGCTCATCGCACCGGAGAAGAGCTACCGCATCGACGCCATGGACGAGGTGAAGCGCGCGCTCGAGACCGCCGAGATGATTCCCGTCTCTGCGATCACGCTACACCTTGGCCTCAAGGACGATGCCTGGGACACGCGTGCCATCGAGAACTCGATGACCGCCATCGAGCATCTGAAGGCATTCGCGCATCCACTGGGAGTGAAGGTGCTGCTCGAAAATCTGCAGAACGATGTCACCACGCCGGAACATCTGCTGGAGATTTTGAACGTCGGCCACTTCGACAACGTCGGCGTCACGCTGGACGTTGGCCACGCCTACCTCAGCGACACCGGCATCGACCAGGCCTTCGAGCTGCTGAAGCCGCGCATCGGCGAGCTGCACCTGCACGACAACCACGGCATGCGCGACGAACATCTCTGGCCCGGCTCCGGCGAGATGGACTGGGCGCACCTCGCAAAGCTGACGGCGACGCTGCCTGCCGAGATTCCCGGCATCCTCGAGATCGCACACGAGCTGAACGAAACTGCAGAGAACGTCACGGCAAAAGCGATCGCAGCCTTCGACCAGCAGGCACGCACCACGGACGGCCTTCTACAGTCGAACCCGAGCTAA